A stretch of Chionomys nivalis chromosome 2, mChiNiv1.1, whole genome shotgun sequence DNA encodes these proteins:
- the Ube2s gene encoding ubiquitin-conjugating enzyme E2 S: MNSNVENLPPHIIRLVYKEVTTLTADPPDGIKVFPNEEDLTDLQVTIEGPEGTPYAGGLFRMKLLLGKDFPASPPKGYFLTKIFHPNVGANGEICVNVLKRDWTAELGIRHVLLTIKCLLIHPNPESALNEEAGRLLLENYEEYAARARLLTEIHGGAGGSSSGRAEATRGLGSGAIASTDPMTPGVLGGAEGPMAKKHAGERDKLAAKKKLDKKRALRRL, encoded by the exons ATG AACTCCAACGTCGAGAATCTGCCTCCGCACATCATCCGCCTAGTGTACAAGGAGGTGACAACACTGACGGCCGACCCACCTGATGGCATTAAAGTCTTCCCCAATGAGGAGGATCTCACGGACCTGCAGGTTACCATCGAGGGCCCTG AGGGCACCCCCTATGCTGGAGGTTTGTTCCGTATGAAGCTCCTACTGGGCAAGgatttccctgcctctccacCCAAGGGCTACTTCCTGACCAAGATCTTCCACCCAAATGTGGGGGCCAATGGTGAGATCTGTGTCAATGTGCTCAAGAGGGACTGGACGGCTGAGTTGGGCATCCGACATGTGTTGCTG ACCATCAAGTGCCTGCTGATCCACCCTAACCCAGAGTCTGCACTCAACGAGGAGGCTGGCCGCCTGCTCTTGGAGAACTATGAAGAGTATGCTGCTCGGGCTCGActgctcacagagatccatgggGGTGCAGGTGGCTCCAGCAGTGGGAGGGCTGAGGCTACCCGGGGCTTGGGAAGTGGGGCTATAGCCTCCACTGACCCTATGACCCCAGGAGTCCTGGGAGGAGCTGAGGGTCCCATGGCCAAGAAACACGCAGGCGAGCGAGATAAGTTGGCAGCAAAGAAAAAATTGGATAAGAAGCGGGCACTAAGACGACTGTAG